GAAAACATCAAATTGAACTGTCTTACCTCTGTCCAGTTTCTTGTACCGCTTATAGGGCAAGCTATCTCACAATCCAGGATAATCTGACGCAAATCCTCGAGATTGTTATCATTAAGAGCTTTTGCAAAGCGAGAATGAACCTCATCACGTTTCTGACGATTTTCCAGAACACGAGGATTGGTCTCCCTGAACATCTGCTCGTCGAAAGAGTCTCCGAAACGTTTTGCAGCTTTCTGAACCTCTTTTTCAATCTTATCATCCAGTTTAGCCAGGTGATCTTCAATCAATACATCGGCACGGTAACGCTTTTTACTGTCTTTGTTGTCGATCAGCGGGTCATTAAAAGCGTCCACATGTCCTGAAGCTTTCCATATTGTTGGATGCATAAAAATTGCAGAGTCTATACCAACAACATTCTCATGCAGCAGAACCATACTGTCCCACCAATATTTTTTTAAGTTGTTTTTTAATTCAACGCCATTCTGACCATAGTCATATACCGCGCTTAATCCATCATAAATTTCACTTGAAGGGAAAACAAACCCATACTCTTTACTGTGTGATATTATTTTCTTAAATACCTCTTCCTGTAGTGCCATGTGTAATAATTATCTGATTCAACATACAAAGTAAAGGGTTTTTTTCGATATTTTGACAATCATTCTTCTTAAAGATAAATAATTGACTCCCTTTCAGGTTATGTCTTAGCGGAAAAATCAGTACTTTTGTAGCTATATATGACTATCGGTCTTCTAATCTCAGAATAACAGTGTTTATATGTCTGGCGGAATGAAAAATTTGGCTAAGGAAACCATTTTCTATGGTGTTGGAAGTGTACTGCCTAAACTCCTTAGCTGGCTGCTTTCTCTTTATTGGGCATTCGTGTTGCCAAGAATTTCCGATATTGGAGTATTAACTAACTTCTATGCATGGGTGGCTCTGCTGCAGGTGACTCTTACATATGGGATGGAAACCGGCTACTTCAGGTTTGCCAATAAAGAGAAGGACCCAGAAAAGGTTTTTTCAACAACTTTTATCAGCATATTATCTACTACACTGATATTCTTTGTTATATCTCTGTTTTTCTTAGAACCTGCAGCGTTTGTATTAGGAGGTACAGAAATGAAACCTCATTGGCTGCTCTTACTGATTACCATTCTTTGTATAGATGTTATAGGGACCATTCCTTTTGCCAAATTAAGATTTAAGAAAAGACCTATTCGTTTTGCTACGATCAAGATATTAAATGTTGTCTTGACTATACTTTTCAACCTTTTCTTTTTTCTTGCTTGTCCATGGCTTCAATCAAAATTTCCGGGTGCATTCTCATGGTTTGACATAAATAATGGGGTAGACTATATACTTATTTCGAACCTGTCAGCATCTGTAATACAGTTTTTAATGGTTTCACCTGAGCTGAGAATTAAGTTCATTTTTGATAAGCAGTTATTACAACAGATGCTTAAGTACTCTTTTCCGATACTTATTTTGGGAATTGCAGGAATACTGAATCAGACCGTAGATAAGATTGTTTTTCCATGGTTTTATCCGAATAATGATTTTGCATTTACCGAACTGGGGATATATGGACAGAATTTTAAGATTGCAGTTATCATGGTGATGTTTACTCAGGCATTTCGCTATGCTTTTGAACCATTTATTTTTGCGAGAAACAGGGGGAGCTATGATGATAAGCAGTCGTTTAGCGACGCCACAAAGTATTTTATTATATTCGGTTTACTAATATTTTTAGTTACAATTGGCTTTATTGACATTATTAAATTTCTACTTCCAATAAAGTATCATGTTGGATTAAAGGTGGTTCCTATTGTACTTATGGGGGAACTGTTTTTTGGTATTTATTTTAATTTGTCGTTGTGGTATAAGTTGACAGATCAAACTAAATGGGGTGCGTATATCTCTATATTCGGCTTTATCTTAACCATTGCAATAAATATTATATTTATACCAGCTTACAGTTATATGGCTTGTGCATGGGCATCCTTTTTTGCCAACTTTATAATGATGGTGATCTCATATTTTATGGGTCAGAAAAACTATCCTATACCATATAACTTGAAATCGGCCGGATTTTTCTTTATGTTGTCAATGTTATTATTTGCAGGGATTACCGTTTCCTACGCTTGTGT
This window of the Lascolabacillus massiliensis genome carries:
- a CDS encoding lipopolysaccharide biosynthesis protein: MKNLAKETIFYGVGSVLPKLLSWLLSLYWAFVLPRISDIGVLTNFYAWVALLQVTLTYGMETGYFRFANKEKDPEKVFSTTFISILSTTLIFFVISLFFLEPAAFVLGGTEMKPHWLLLLITILCIDVIGTIPFAKLRFKKRPIRFATIKILNVVLTILFNLFFFLACPWLQSKFPGAFSWFDINNGVDYILISNLSASVIQFLMVSPELRIKFIFDKQLLQQMLKYSFPILILGIAGILNQTVDKIVFPWFYPNNDFAFTELGIYGQNFKIAVIMVMFTQAFRYAFEPFIFARNRGSYDDKQSFSDATKYFIIFGLLIFLVTIGFIDIIKFLLPIKYHVGLKVVPIVLMGELFFGIYFNLSLWYKLTDQTKWGAYISIFGFILTIAINIIFIPAYSYMACAWASFFANFIMMVISYFMGQKNYPIPYNLKSAGFFFMLSMLLFAGITVSYACVDNLWVRLSISTALILLYLLVVIKKELPLTEWPVIGNYLKKNNPTDI